Proteins from one Phocoena sinus isolate mPhoSin1 chromosome 8, mPhoSin1.pri, whole genome shotgun sequence genomic window:
- the ZDHHC13 gene encoding palmitoyltransferase ZDHHC13 isoform X1 produces the protein MEGENDSGVEIQWAKCRNHSHSPHPPGFGRHEVCAHENKELAKAREALPLIEDSSNCDIVKATQYGIFERCKELVEAGYDVRQPDKENVSLLHWAAINNRLDLVKFYISKGAVVDQLGGDLNSTPLHWAIRQGHLPMVILLLQYGADPTLIDGEGFSSIHLAVLFQHMPIIAYLISKGQSVNMADVNGQTPLMLSAHKVLGSEPTGFLLKFNPSLNVVDKIHQNTPLHWAVAAGNVNAVDKLLEAGASLDIRNVKGETPLDMAVQNKNRLIMHMLKTEAKMRANKNFRLWRWLQKCELFLLMMLSVITMWAVGYILDFSSDSWLLKGFLLIVLFFLTSLFPRFLVGYKSLMYLPTVFLLSSIFWIFVTWFILFVPDLAGTIFYFVFILSLVAFLYFFYKTWATDPGFTKASEEERKMNIITLAETGCLDFRTFCTSCLIRKPLRSLHCHVCDSCVARYDQHCLWTGRCIGFGNHHYYIFFLFFLSIVCDWIIYESFIYWSNHCVTTFKADGLWTYLNQIVACSPWVVYIFTLATFHFSWSTFLLLTQLFQIAFLGLTSHERTSLLKQSRHMKQTLSLRRTPYNLGFTQNLADFFQCGCFGLVKPCAVDWTSQYTMVFHPAKEKVLRSV, from the exons TGCAGGAATCACAGCCACAGCCCCCACCCTCCAGGATTTGGTCGACACGAAGTCTGTGCACATGAAAACAAAGAACTTGCCAAGGCGAGAGAAGCTCTTCCTCTTATAGAGGATTCTAGTAACTGTGACATTGTAAAAGCTACTCA aTATGGGATTTTTGAACGATGTAAAGAGTTGGTGGAAGCAGGATATGATGTCAGGCAACCAGACAAAGAAAATGTGTCGCTTCTTCATTGGGCTGCTATTAACAACAGGCTGGATCTTGTAAA GTTTTATATTTCGAAAGGTGCTGTGGTAGATCAGTTGGGCGGAGATTTAAATTCAACTCCTCTTCACTGGGCCATCAG ACAAGGGCATTTACCTATGGTCATATTATTACTGCAGTATGGTGCAGACCCCACTCTTATCGATGGAGAGGGATTCAGCAGCATCCACCTGGCAGTGTTATTTCAACATATGCCCATTATAGCATATCTCATCTCAAAAGGACAG AGTGTGAATATGGCAGATGTAAATGGGCAGACACCTCTCATGTTATCAGCTCACAAAGTACTTGG GTCAGAACCAACCGGATTTCTCTTAAAGTTTAATCCCTCTCTCAATGTAGTTGATAAAATACACCAAAACACTCCACTTCACTGGGCAGTTGCCGCAGGAAATGTTAATGCCGTTGATAAACTCTTGGAAGCTGGTGCTAGCCTGGATATCCGAAATGTTAAG ggaGAAACCCCTCTTGATATGGCTGTGCAAAACAAAAATCGGCTCATTATGCATATGCTAAAAACAGAGGCCAAAATGCGAGCCAACAAAAATTTCAGACTTTGGAGGTGGCTGCAGAAATGCGAG CTCTTCCTGCTGATGATGCTTTCTGTGATTACCATGTGGGCTGTTGGATACATATTGGACTTCAGTTCAGATTCTTGGCTTTTAAAAGGATTTCTTCTAATAGTATTgttttttctgacatctttgtttCCAAG gttCTTGGTCGGGTATAAGAGCCTTATGTACTTACCAACAGTCTTTCTGCTGAGTTCCATTTTTTGGATATTTGTGACTTGGTTCATCTTATTTGTTCCTG ATTTAGCAGGCACCATTTTCTATTTCGTTTTCATTCTCAGCCTAGTAGCCTTCCTCTACTTTTTCTACAAGACTTGGGCAACTGATCCAGGCTTCACTAAGGCTTCcgaagaagaaaggaagatg AATATCATCACCCTTGCAGAGACCGGCTGTCTGGATTTCAGAACATTTTGTACATCATGTCTT ATAAGGAAGCCATTAAGGTCACTCCACTGCCATGTGTGCGACTCCTGTGTGGCTCGGTATGATCAACATTGCCTGTGGACTGGACGGTGCATCG gTTTTGGCAACCATCATTATTACatattcttcttatttttcctttccatcgTGTGTGACTGGATTATATATGAATCTTTCATCT ATTGGTCAAATCATTGTGTCACAACATTCAAAGCAGATGGACTGTGGACCTACCTCAATCAGATTGTGGCCTGTTCCCCTTGGGTCGTATATATCTTCACGTTAGCAACTTTCCATTTCTCATGGTCAACGTTCTTATTACTAACTCAGCTCTTTCAG ATTGCTTTTCTGGGCCTGACCTCTCATGAGAGAACCAGCCTGCTGAAGCAGAGCAGGCACATGAAACAGACGTTGTCCCTCAGGAGGACCCCGTACAA CCTTGGGTTCACACAGAACCTCGCGGATTTCTTTCAGTGTGGCTGCTTTGGCTTGGTCAAGCCCTGTGCAGTAGACTGGACGTCACAGTACACCATGGTCTTTCACCCAGCTAAGGAGAAAGTTCTTCGCTCAGTGTGA
- the ZDHHC13 gene encoding palmitoyltransferase ZDHHC13 isoform X3, with translation MEGPGLGSQCRNHSHSPHPPGFGRHEVCAHENKELAKAREALPLIEDSSNCDIVKATQYGIFERCKELVEAGYDVRQPDKENVSLLHWAAINNRLDLVKFYISKGAVVDQLGGDLNSTPLHWAIRQGHLPMVILLLQYGADPTLIDGEGFSSIHLAVLFQHMPIIAYLISKGQSVNMADVNGQTPLMLSAHKVLGSEPTGFLLKFNPSLNVVDKIHQNTPLHWAVAAGNVNAVDKLLEAGASLDIRNVKGETPLDMAVQNKNRLIMHMLKTEAKMRANKNFRLWRWLQKCELFLLMMLSVITMWAVGYILDFSSDSWLLKGFLLIVLFFLTSLFPRFLVGYKSLMYLPTVFLLSSIFWIFVTWFILFVPDLAGTIFYFVFILSLVAFLYFFYKTWATDPGFTKASEEERKMNIITLAETGCLDFRTFCTSCLIRKPLRSLHCHVCDSCVARYDQHCLWTGRCIGFGNHHYYIFFLFFLSIVCDWIIYESFIYWSNHCVTTFKADGLWTYLNQIVACSPWVVYIFTLATFHFSWSTFLLLTQLFQIAFLGLTSHERTSLLKQSRHMKQTLSLRRTPYNLGFTQNLADFFQCGCFGLVKPCAVDWTSQYTMVFHPAKEKVLRSV, from the exons TGCAGGAATCACAGCCACAGCCCCCACCCTCCAGGATTTGGTCGACACGAAGTCTGTGCACATGAAAACAAAGAACTTGCCAAGGCGAGAGAAGCTCTTCCTCTTATAGAGGATTCTAGTAACTGTGACATTGTAAAAGCTACTCA aTATGGGATTTTTGAACGATGTAAAGAGTTGGTGGAAGCAGGATATGATGTCAGGCAACCAGACAAAGAAAATGTGTCGCTTCTTCATTGGGCTGCTATTAACAACAGGCTGGATCTTGTAAA GTTTTATATTTCGAAAGGTGCTGTGGTAGATCAGTTGGGCGGAGATTTAAATTCAACTCCTCTTCACTGGGCCATCAG ACAAGGGCATTTACCTATGGTCATATTATTACTGCAGTATGGTGCAGACCCCACTCTTATCGATGGAGAGGGATTCAGCAGCATCCACCTGGCAGTGTTATTTCAACATATGCCCATTATAGCATATCTCATCTCAAAAGGACAG AGTGTGAATATGGCAGATGTAAATGGGCAGACACCTCTCATGTTATCAGCTCACAAAGTACTTGG GTCAGAACCAACCGGATTTCTCTTAAAGTTTAATCCCTCTCTCAATGTAGTTGATAAAATACACCAAAACACTCCACTTCACTGGGCAGTTGCCGCAGGAAATGTTAATGCCGTTGATAAACTCTTGGAAGCTGGTGCTAGCCTGGATATCCGAAATGTTAAG ggaGAAACCCCTCTTGATATGGCTGTGCAAAACAAAAATCGGCTCATTATGCATATGCTAAAAACAGAGGCCAAAATGCGAGCCAACAAAAATTTCAGACTTTGGAGGTGGCTGCAGAAATGCGAG CTCTTCCTGCTGATGATGCTTTCTGTGATTACCATGTGGGCTGTTGGATACATATTGGACTTCAGTTCAGATTCTTGGCTTTTAAAAGGATTTCTTCTAATAGTATTgttttttctgacatctttgtttCCAAG gttCTTGGTCGGGTATAAGAGCCTTATGTACTTACCAACAGTCTTTCTGCTGAGTTCCATTTTTTGGATATTTGTGACTTGGTTCATCTTATTTGTTCCTG ATTTAGCAGGCACCATTTTCTATTTCGTTTTCATTCTCAGCCTAGTAGCCTTCCTCTACTTTTTCTACAAGACTTGGGCAACTGATCCAGGCTTCACTAAGGCTTCcgaagaagaaaggaagatg AATATCATCACCCTTGCAGAGACCGGCTGTCTGGATTTCAGAACATTTTGTACATCATGTCTT ATAAGGAAGCCATTAAGGTCACTCCACTGCCATGTGTGCGACTCCTGTGTGGCTCGGTATGATCAACATTGCCTGTGGACTGGACGGTGCATCG gTTTTGGCAACCATCATTATTACatattcttcttatttttcctttccatcgTGTGTGACTGGATTATATATGAATCTTTCATCT ATTGGTCAAATCATTGTGTCACAACATTCAAAGCAGATGGACTGTGGACCTACCTCAATCAGATTGTGGCCTGTTCCCCTTGGGTCGTATATATCTTCACGTTAGCAACTTTCCATTTCTCATGGTCAACGTTCTTATTACTAACTCAGCTCTTTCAG ATTGCTTTTCTGGGCCTGACCTCTCATGAGAGAACCAGCCTGCTGAAGCAGAGCAGGCACATGAAACAGACGTTGTCCCTCAGGAGGACCCCGTACAA CCTTGGGTTCACACAGAACCTCGCGGATTTCTTTCAGTGTGGCTGCTTTGGCTTGGTCAAGCCCTGTGCAGTAGACTGGACGTCACAGTACACCATGGTCTTTCACCCAGCTAAGGAGAAAGTTCTTCGCTCAGTGTGA
- the ZDHHC13 gene encoding palmitoyltransferase ZDHHC13 isoform X2 has protein sequence MEGPGLGSQCRNHSHSPHPPGFGRHEVCAHENKELAKAREALPLIEDSSNCDIVKATQYGIFERCKELVEAGYDVRQPDKENVSLLHWAAINNRLDLVKFYISKGAVVDQLGGDLNSTPLHWAIRQGHLPMVILLLQYGADPTLIDGEGFSSIHLAVLFQHMPIIAYLISKGQSVNMADVNGQTPLMLSAHKVLGSEPTGFLLKFNPSLNVVDKIHQNTPLHWAVAAGNVNAVDKLLEAGASLDIRNVKGETPLDMAVQNKNRLIMHMLKTEAKMRANKNFRLWRWLQKCELFLLMMLSVITMWAVGYILDFSSDSWLLKGFLLIVLFFLTSLFPRFLVGYKSLMYLPTVFLLSSIFWIFVTWFILFVPDILPAGTIFYFVFILSLVAFLYFFYKTWATDPGFTKASEEERKMNIITLAETGCLDFRTFCTSCLIRKPLRSLHCHVCDSCVARYDQHCLWTGRCIGFGNHHYYIFFLFFLSIVCDWIIYESFIYWSNHCVTTFKADGLWTYLNQIVACSPWVVYIFTLATFHFSWSTFLLLTQLFQIAFLGLTSHERTSLLKQSRHMKQTLSLRRTPYNLGFTQNLADFFQCGCFGLVKPCAVDWTSQYTMVFHPAKEKVLRSV, from the exons TGCAGGAATCACAGCCACAGCCCCCACCCTCCAGGATTTGGTCGACACGAAGTCTGTGCACATGAAAACAAAGAACTTGCCAAGGCGAGAGAAGCTCTTCCTCTTATAGAGGATTCTAGTAACTGTGACATTGTAAAAGCTACTCA aTATGGGATTTTTGAACGATGTAAAGAGTTGGTGGAAGCAGGATATGATGTCAGGCAACCAGACAAAGAAAATGTGTCGCTTCTTCATTGGGCTGCTATTAACAACAGGCTGGATCTTGTAAA GTTTTATATTTCGAAAGGTGCTGTGGTAGATCAGTTGGGCGGAGATTTAAATTCAACTCCTCTTCACTGGGCCATCAG ACAAGGGCATTTACCTATGGTCATATTATTACTGCAGTATGGTGCAGACCCCACTCTTATCGATGGAGAGGGATTCAGCAGCATCCACCTGGCAGTGTTATTTCAACATATGCCCATTATAGCATATCTCATCTCAAAAGGACAG AGTGTGAATATGGCAGATGTAAATGGGCAGACACCTCTCATGTTATCAGCTCACAAAGTACTTGG GTCAGAACCAACCGGATTTCTCTTAAAGTTTAATCCCTCTCTCAATGTAGTTGATAAAATACACCAAAACACTCCACTTCACTGGGCAGTTGCCGCAGGAAATGTTAATGCCGTTGATAAACTCTTGGAAGCTGGTGCTAGCCTGGATATCCGAAATGTTAAG ggaGAAACCCCTCTTGATATGGCTGTGCAAAACAAAAATCGGCTCATTATGCATATGCTAAAAACAGAGGCCAAAATGCGAGCCAACAAAAATTTCAGACTTTGGAGGTGGCTGCAGAAATGCGAG CTCTTCCTGCTGATGATGCTTTCTGTGATTACCATGTGGGCTGTTGGATACATATTGGACTTCAGTTCAGATTCTTGGCTTTTAAAAGGATTTCTTCTAATAGTATTgttttttctgacatctttgtttCCAAG gttCTTGGTCGGGTATAAGAGCCTTATGTACTTACCAACAGTCTTTCTGCTGAGTTCCATTTTTTGGATATTTGTGACTTGGTTCATCTTATTTGTTCCTGATATCCTTCCAG CAGGCACCATTTTCTATTTCGTTTTCATTCTCAGCCTAGTAGCCTTCCTCTACTTTTTCTACAAGACTTGGGCAACTGATCCAGGCTTCACTAAGGCTTCcgaagaagaaaggaagatg AATATCATCACCCTTGCAGAGACCGGCTGTCTGGATTTCAGAACATTTTGTACATCATGTCTT ATAAGGAAGCCATTAAGGTCACTCCACTGCCATGTGTGCGACTCCTGTGTGGCTCGGTATGATCAACATTGCCTGTGGACTGGACGGTGCATCG gTTTTGGCAACCATCATTATTACatattcttcttatttttcctttccatcgTGTGTGACTGGATTATATATGAATCTTTCATCT ATTGGTCAAATCATTGTGTCACAACATTCAAAGCAGATGGACTGTGGACCTACCTCAATCAGATTGTGGCCTGTTCCCCTTGGGTCGTATATATCTTCACGTTAGCAACTTTCCATTTCTCATGGTCAACGTTCTTATTACTAACTCAGCTCTTTCAG ATTGCTTTTCTGGGCCTGACCTCTCATGAGAGAACCAGCCTGCTGAAGCAGAGCAGGCACATGAAACAGACGTTGTCCCTCAGGAGGACCCCGTACAA CCTTGGGTTCACACAGAACCTCGCGGATTTCTTTCAGTGTGGCTGCTTTGGCTTGGTCAAGCCCTGTGCAGTAGACTGGACGTCACAGTACACCATGGTCTTTCACCCAGCTAAGGAGAAAGTTCTTCGCTCAGTGTGA